A stretch of Microbulbifer bruguierae DNA encodes these proteins:
- a CDS encoding Wadjet anti-phage system protein JetD domain-containing protein, translated as MKSPGDIAERLARQWQQAPLRVERLLNRERWPLDIAIGKPSGADFSSNTAQVQAHVQRWRAVTNGEVLWAPVKYRAGAEAVSLPHTWRIRTPSEWVDASESAEIQEEFSRLGHIVGNVDSVFHELLVRERPLWQKKHVDEVVSAAKLASTLAPGVAAGRPLRLMAEAGVDTKFFERHATLITRLLDQRFCGAASEQGLHSFLNASDDSDHWVLVAPLDKSLLPFRRQRVATRELADTPLPGTHILIVENEQCIHLLPELPDTIAILGAGLDLNWLGSPAFDGKYLAYWGDMDTWGLSMLAGAKLQRPEIVPLLMTRALFDRYAEQSAVTEPVVARPTAPEGLDSVEADFYRHLIALSNGRLEQEYLPGGEVAVAVKAWRSSS; from the coding sequence ATGAAATCCCCGGGTGACATTGCTGAGCGCCTCGCCAGGCAGTGGCAGCAGGCACCGTTGCGAGTGGAGCGGCTGCTAAACCGAGAGCGTTGGCCACTGGATATTGCCATTGGTAAGCCCAGTGGTGCCGATTTTTCCAGCAATACCGCTCAGGTCCAGGCACATGTGCAGCGTTGGCGCGCGGTGACTAACGGCGAAGTGTTGTGGGCGCCGGTGAAATACCGGGCCGGCGCTGAGGCGGTATCGCTGCCTCATACCTGGCGAATACGCACCCCCTCGGAATGGGTGGATGCAAGCGAAAGTGCCGAAATTCAAGAAGAATTCTCCCGGCTGGGACACATTGTCGGCAACGTCGACAGTGTCTTTCATGAGCTACTGGTGCGCGAGCGGCCATTGTGGCAAAAAAAACATGTCGACGAAGTCGTTAGTGCGGCAAAGCTCGCCAGTACCCTTGCCCCTGGTGTGGCTGCCGGCCGTCCACTGCGCTTAATGGCGGAAGCGGGTGTGGATACCAAATTCTTTGAACGTCACGCTACCCTGATAACCCGATTGCTCGACCAGCGCTTTTGTGGCGCGGCCAGTGAACAAGGATTGCACAGCTTCCTCAACGCCAGTGACGACAGCGATCACTGGGTCCTCGTTGCCCCGCTGGATAAGTCATTATTGCCGTTTCGGCGCCAGCGGGTAGCAACCCGCGAACTGGCGGATACACCGCTTCCGGGTACGCATATCCTGATTGTGGAGAACGAGCAGTGTATTCATCTATTGCCGGAATTACCGGATACGATTGCCATCTTGGGCGCGGGGTTGGACCTGAACTGGCTGGGATCCCCGGCATTTGATGGCAAATACCTGGCTTACTGGGGTGACATGGATACCTGGGGATTATCGATGCTGGCTGGGGCCAAGCTGCAGCGGCCGGAGATTGTCCCGTTATTAATGACTCGAGCCCTTTTTGACCGATATGCGGAGCAGAGTGCGGTTACTGAACCAGTGGTGGCGAGGCCTACAGCTCCAGAAGGGTTGGACTCAGTCGAAGCAGATTTTTATCGGCATTTGATTGCATTGAGTAACGGACGCCTGGAGCAGGAATACCTGCCCGGCGGCGAAGTGGCGGTGGCAGTAAAGGCAT